The segment CACTCGTCCCGTGTATCATTCACAAACTGCCAGCGATCAGAGCCATGCCCGTGCAACGCAATCAGAACATCGTGTGGAGCATCCGCCTTGAAATCCGTTGGCAATACAACGACATACCGTTGCTCTGTGCCGTCTTCCGTGGCCGTGAAAGAGACATCAATGGGCTGCGGAGTCTGCTGGCAGAGGGCAGCCCTGCACATTCCCAGACTCACTGCGATCAGTACGACACGCCCGCACATAGACTCTACTCCTGTACTTCTGTTTAGAGAAACGACGCTGTAAATCGTAGCATATGTGAGCGGCAAACCTTGCTTGTGTA is part of the Candidatus Hydrogenedentota bacterium genome and harbors:
- a CDS encoding alpha/beta hydrolase, translated to MCGRVVLIAVSLGMCRAALCQQTPQPIDVSFTATEDGTEQRYVVVLPTDFKADAPHDVLIALHGHGSDRWQFVNDTRDE